In a genomic window of Myotis daubentonii chromosome X, mMyoDau2.1, whole genome shotgun sequence:
- the CNGA2 gene encoding cyclic nucleotide-gated olfactory channel yields the protein MTEKSNGIKSSPANNHNHHAPTAIKANGKDDHRKSSRPESAAEDDTSSELQRLAEMDAPRGRGGFRRIVRLVGVIREWANKNFREEEPRPDSFLERFRGPELQTVTTQQGDGKGDKDGEGKGTKKKCELFVLDPAGDWYYRWLFVVAMPVLYNWCLLVARACFSDLQKDYYLVWLVLDYYSDVVYIADLFIRLRTGFLEQGLLVKDTKKLRDNYIHTLQFKLDMASIIPTDLVYFAVGIHNPALRFNRLLHFARMFEFFDRTETRTSYPNIFRISNLVLYILVIIHWNACIYYAISKSIGFGVDTWVYPNITDPEYGYLAREYIYCLYWSTLTLTTIGETPPPVKDEEYLFVIFDFLIGVLIFATIVGNVGSMISNMNATRAEFQAKIDAVKHYMQFRKVSKEMEAKVIKWFDYLWTNKKTVDEREVLKNLPAKLRAEIAINVHLSTLKKVRIFQDCEAGLLVELVLKLRPQVFSPGDYICRKGDIGKEMYIIKEGKLAVVADDGVTQYALLSAGSCFGEISILNIKGSKMGNRRTANIRSLGYSDLFCLSKDDLMEAVTEYPDAKKVLEERGREILMKEGLLDENEVAANMEVNVQEKLEQLETNMETLYTRFGRLLAEYTGAQQKLKQRITVLETKMKQNNEDNYLSDGANSPEPAVAEKP from the exons ATGACAGAAAAATCTAATGGTATAAAGAGCTCCCCAGCCAATAACCACAACCATCATGCACCTACTGCCATCAAGGCCAATGGCAAAGATGACCACAGGAAGAGTAGCAG GCCAGAGTCTGCGGCTGAAGATGACACCTCCTCAGAACTGCAGAGGCTGGCAGAGATGGATGCCCCCCGAGGGAGGGGTGGTTTTCGCAG GATCGTCCGCCTGGTGGGGGTCATTAGAGAGTGGGCCAACAAGAATTTCCGGGAGGAGGAACCTAGACCTGACTCATTCCTTGAGCGTTTCCGTGGTCCTGAGCTCCAGACCGTGACAACTCAGCAAGGGGATGGCAAAGGCGACAAGGACGGCGAGGGCAAGGGCACCAA GAAGAAATGTGAACTATTTGTTTTAGACCCAGCTGGGGACTGGTACTACCGCTGGCTGTTTGTCGTTGCCATGCCTGTTCTCTACAACTGGTGCCTGCTTGTGGCCAG AGCCTGCTTCAGTGACCTACAGAAAGACTACTATCTAGTGTGGCTGGTGCTGGACTACTACTCAGATGTGGTCTATATTGCAGACCTCTTCATCCGATTGCGCACAG GTTTCCTAGAGCAGGGGCTGCTCGTCAAAGATACCAAGAAGTTGCGGGACAACTATATCCACACTCTACAGTTCAAGCTAGATATGGCTTCTATCATTCCCACGGACCTGGTCTATTTTGCTGTGGGCATCCACAACCCTGCGCTGCGCTTTAACCGCCTGCTACACTTTGCCCGCATGTTTGAATTCTTTGACCGCACTGAGACACGCACCAGTTACCCCAACATCTTCCGCATCAGCAACTTAGTTCTCTACATCTTGGTTATCATTCACTGGAATGCCTGCATCTACTATGCCATCTCCAAGTCCATTGGCTTTGGGGTTGATACCTGGGTTTATCCCAACATCACTGACCCTGAGTATGGCTACCTGGCTAGGGAATACATCTACTGCCTTTACTGGTCTACGCTGACCCTCACCACCATTGGGGAAACACCACCCCCAGTAAAGGATGAGGAGTACCTATTTGTCATATTTGACTTCCTGATTGGCGTCCTCATCTTTGCCACAATCGTTGGGAATGTGGGCTCCATGATCTCCAACATGAATGCCACCCGGGCTGAGTTCCAGGCCAAGATTGATGCAGTCAAACATTATATGCAGTTTCGCAAAGTCAGCAAGGAGATGGAAGCCAAGGTCATTAAGTGGTTTGACTACCTGTGGACCAATAAGAAGACTGTGGATGAGCGGGAAGTTCTCAAAAACCTGCCAGCCAAGCTGAGGGCTGAGATAGCCATCAATGTCCACCTGTCCACACTCAAAAAAGTACGCATCTTCCAGGATTGTGAGGCTGGCCTGCTGGTGGAGCTGGTATTGAAACTTCGTCCTCAGGTCTTCAGCCCTGGGGATTACATTTGCCGCAAGGGGGATATTGGCAAAGAGATGTACATAATCAAGGAGGGCAAGTTGGCAGTGGTGGCTGATGATGGTGTCACTCAGTATGCCCTGCTTTCTGCTGGGAGTTGCTTTGGGGAGATCAGTATCCTTAACATTAAGGGTAGCAAAATGGGCAATCGACGCACAGCCAATATCCGCAGCCTGGGATACTCAGATCTCTTCTGCTTGTCCAAAGACGATCTTATGGAAGCAGTGACTGAGTACCCTGATGCCAAGAAGGTCTTGGAGGAGAGGGGCCGAGAGATCTTGATGAAGGAGGGGCTGCTGGATGAGAATGAGGTGGCAGCCAACATGGAGGTGAATGTGCAGGAGAAACTAGAACAGCTGGAGACCAACATGGAGACCTTATACACTCGCTTTGGCCGCCTGCTGGCTGAGTACACAGGGGCCCAGCAAAAGCTTAAGCAGCGCATCACGGTTCTGGAAACCAAGATGAAGCAGAACAATGAGGACAATTACCTTTCTGATGGGGCAaacagccctgagccagctgttGCTGAAAAACCATAA
- the FATE1 gene encoding fetal and adult testis-expressed transcript protein encodes MAGGPLSIKEEMERSMDEDLVSVSHGKSQEHLVTAEIIDHGSRSLDTSQRRQRLESKAAGSAGGQKVWNVTNSRSRKMGSHLPVRRMAREQGHEDGHPQECSGSFQGKRFHYERNSEADIIAEIGLEETHELEIEAIRKQQRVNNERLRTLEDQEIARTQREVMLFSMLLSVCIVNLWLWIRQ; translated from the exons ATGGCAGGAGGGCCCCTTAGCATCAAGGAGGAAATGGAAAGGTCCATGGATGAAGACCTGGTTTCTGTAAGCCATGGTAAAAGTCAAGAACACCTGGTGACAGCAG AAATAATAGATCATGGATCCCGGTCCCTTGATACTTCTCAGCGGCGACAGAGGTTGGAGTCAAAGGCTGCTGGCTCTGCTGGAGGCCAAAAGGTTTGGAATGTGACTAACTCCCGGTCCAGGAAAATG GGTTCTCATCTGCCGGTACGCAGAATGGCAAGAGAACAAGGCCATGAGGATGGTCATCCCCAGGAGTGTTCTGGCAGCTTCCAAGGCAAAAGATTCCATTATGAGCG CAACTCAGAGGCAGATATAATTGCAGAGATTGGCTTGGAAGAGACACATGAACTGGAGATAGAAGCCATAAGAAAACAG CAGCGTGTGAACAATGAGCGTCTGAGAACCCTGGAAGACCAGGAAATTGCCAGAACCCAGAGGGAAGTTATGCTCTTTAGCATGCTGCTGTCGGTCTGCATAGTCAACCTGTGGCTGTGGATTCGCCAGTGA
- the PRRG3 gene encoding transmembrane gamma-carboxyglutamic acid protein 3, translating into MALFLEAKNAHSVLKRFPRANEFLEELRQGTIERECMEEICSYEEVKEVFEDKEKTMEFWKGYPNAVYSVRDPAQSSDAMYVVVPLLGVALLIVIALFIIWRCQLQKATRHHPSYAQNRYLASRGGHSLPRVMVYRGTVHSQGESSGHREAGSNPQVVLGPSRGSRTTVRLESTLYLPELSLSRLSSATPPPSYEEVTAPQESSSEEASVTYSDPPPKYEEIVAANPGSDK; encoded by the exons ATGGCAC TGTTTCTGGAGGCCAAGAATGCCCATTCGGTCCTGAAACGATTTCCTCGTGCCAATGAGTTCCTGGAGGAGCTGCGCCAGGGTACCATCGAGCGGGAGTGTATGGAGGAGATCTGCAGCTACGAGGAGGTCAAGGAGGTGTTTGAGGACAAAGAGAAAACG ATGGAGTTCTGGAAGGGATACCCTAATGCAGTCTACTCTGTCCGAGACCCTGCACAGAGCTCAGATGCCATGTATGTGGTGGTGCCTCTTCTGGGGGTGGCATTGCTGATTGTCATCGCCTTGTTTATCATCTGGAGGTGCCAGCTGCAGAAAGCCACCCGTCATCACCCTTCATATGCTCAGAACCGGTACCTAGCAAGTCGCGGCGGGCACAGCCTGCCCCGGGTCATGGTGTACCGGGGCACTGTGCATAGTCAGGGGGAGTCCTCTGGGCACCGGGAGGCAGGGAGCAACCCGCAGGTGGTGCTGGGGCCCAGTCGGGGGAGCAGAACCACAGTCCGCCTTGAGAGCACCCTTTACCTtcctgagctctctctctctagacTGTCCAGTGCCACTCCTCCCCCATCCTATGAGGAGGTGACTGCACCCCAGGAGAGCAGCAGTGAGGAGGCAAGTGTCACTTACAGTGACCCACCCCCAAAGTATGAGGAGATAGTGGCTGCCAACCCTGGCTCAGACAAGTAA